From the Deinococcus radiophilus genome, one window contains:
- a CDS encoding IPT/TIG domain-containing protein: MKRTLFVSLLLGGSLSACMPTQQAAPQPTATVTPVLYKASPSVARGGTLTLQGRYLGGADNSVVRLAADADGTGGFVFPKTSVQSWTSSQIVLTIPANAPVGGGWVFVEVDGLQSSGLPYAVSQ, encoded by the coding sequence ATGAAACGGACCCTATTTGTATCTTTACTGTTGGGCGGCTCGCTGAGCGCCTGTATGCCCACCCAGCAGGCGGCCCCCCAGCCCACTGCAACCGTCACCCCGGTACTGTATAAGGCTTCTCCATCCGTGGCACGCGGCGGAACCCTGACGCTGCAAGGCCGTTATCTGGGCGGTGCAGACAATTCAGTGGTGCGCCTGGCAGCAGACGCAGACGGCACCGGCGGTTTTGTCTTTCCTAAAACGTCCGTGCAGTCCTGGACCAGCAGCCAGATCGTGTTGACCATTCCGGCCAATGCACCTGTAGGCGGTGGCTGGGTCTTCGTGGAAGTGGACGGCCTGCAGAGTAGTGGTCTACCCTACGCTGTAAGCCAGTAA
- the hisS gene encoding histidine--tRNA ligase, with protein MAIQRPKGTQDHLPDGSPKQGLDTRAAAFRFVRETAQRVLERAGAQHIDTPLFEEAEVVQRGVGGSTDIVRKEMFTVYYFGDHGGYVLRPEGTAGIVRAYLQNGLKQLPSPLKLWLHGPMFRAENVQKGRLRQFHQVDYEAIGSADPLVDAEAIALLVEVVRELGLKQVKVKLGSIGDPEDRQRYNDYLRGLFGTHRERLSDDSKDRLERNPMRILDSKSETDQALIAELGVQPMLDFLGNDAREHFEQVQRYLQDWGVPYELDPSIVRGLDYYRRTAWELHHEGVGAKSALCGGGRYDGLAQELGSKTEVPGIGWAFGIERLLLAMEADGVEIPCSEGPLLYLAALDTEYVPAVAKVALDARAVARTEFAYRAMKPGNAFKDAERRGAVWVALVGSDEVANGTLSLKNLVTGEQRRVAHNELMTFLGEQA; from the coding sequence ATGGCGATTCAGCGCCCCAAGGGCACCCAGGACCACCTGCCAGATGGCAGCCCCAAGCAGGGCTTAGACACCCGCGCCGCCGCTTTCCGATTCGTGCGCGAGACAGCGCAGCGTGTGCTGGAGCGGGCCGGTGCACAGCATATCGATACCCCACTCTTTGAAGAAGCCGAGGTCGTGCAGCGCGGCGTAGGCGGCAGCACCGACATCGTCCGCAAGGAGATGTTTACCGTCTATTACTTCGGAGATCACGGCGGCTATGTCCTGCGCCCTGAGGGCACCGCCGGCATTGTGCGGGCGTACCTGCAGAACGGACTCAAGCAGCTGCCCAGTCCACTTAAGCTGTGGCTACATGGCCCCATGTTTCGTGCCGAGAACGTGCAAAAAGGCCGCCTGCGCCAGTTCCACCAAGTCGACTACGAGGCCATCGGCAGCGCTGACCCGCTGGTAGACGCCGAGGCGATTGCCTTGCTGGTTGAAGTGGTCCGTGAACTGGGCCTCAAGCAGGTGAAAGTCAAGCTGGGGTCCATTGGCGACCCAGAGGACCGCCAGCGTTACAACGACTATTTGCGCGGGCTATTCGGGACACACCGTGAGCGCCTTTCGGACGATTCGAAGGACCGCCTGGAGCGCAACCCGATGCGGATTCTGGACTCCAAGAGTGAAACCGATCAAGCCCTCATTGCCGAACTGGGCGTACAACCCATGCTGGACTTCCTGGGCAACGACGCACGCGAGCACTTTGAGCAGGTGCAGCGCTACCTCCAGGACTGGGGCGTGCCCTACGAGCTGGACCCCTCTATCGTGCGCGGGCTGGACTACTACCGCCGTACGGCCTGGGAACTGCACCACGAGGGCGTCGGCGCCAAGTCGGCGCTGTGTGGGGGTGGGCGCTATGACGGACTCGCCCAGGAACTCGGCAGCAAGACGGAAGTTCCTGGCATCGGCTGGGCTTTTGGAATTGAGCGGCTGCTGCTCGCCATGGAAGCGGACGGCGTAGAAATTCCTTGCTCCGAGGGGCCTTTGCTGTACCTGGCCGCGCTGGACACAGAATATGTCCCAGCAGTGGCCAAAGTGGCATTGGATGCCCGCGCGGTGGCCCGCACTGAATTCGCCTACCGGGCCATGAAACCGGGCAACGCCTTCAAAGATGCCGAGCGCCGCGGCGCTGTCTGGGTGGCCCTGGTCGGCTCCGACGAAGTTGCCAATGGCACCCTGAGCCTCAAGAACCTCGTCACCGGCGAACAGCGCCGGGTAGCCCACAACGAACTGATGACCTTTCTGGGGGAGCAAGCATGA
- the aspS gene encoding aspartate--tRNA ligase has translation MKRTARIGELTSQHAHESVTLQGWVTRRRDLGGLIFFELRDRSGTVQVQVDPASEAFAEADRLRAEYVVEVTGTYGLRPESQRKGGLADYEVLANTVTILNRAKTPPFELDKGADVAEDVRLRYRYLDLRRPEMQRNMMLRSRTWAAITQFMEGEGFINVETPLLTRSTPEGARDFLVPSRLNEGEFYALPQSPQLFKQLLMMAGYDRYYQLARCFRDEDLRADRQTDFTQLDMEMSFVDQEDVLELNSRLLAFLFREVLGRELELPLPRLTYQEAMDRYGSDKPDLRFGHPLVDVSALFAGGEFGAFASAEAVKVIAAPELTRKQIAELERIAKQHGAGGLAWLKRSGEGFTGGISKFVGEIAADLIHQTGVEDGGTLLFSAGSWKTAVEALGAVRLALRDLFGWTVGGADFAPLWVTDFPQLDLDPETGQWTYMHHPFTAPHPDDATLFGTERQTEIRAQAYDLVLNGFEIGGGSIRIHNPETQREMFRAIGLSDEEAADKFGFFLEALEYGTPPHGGCAWGFDRLVMVLSGADSIRDVIAFPKNNRGQDLMAGAPSPVAQAQLEELGINVQQ, from the coding sequence ATGAAACGAACTGCACGAATCGGAGAACTGACCTCTCAACACGCACACGAGAGCGTCACCTTACAAGGCTGGGTAACGCGGCGGCGTGACCTGGGCGGGCTGATTTTCTTTGAGCTGCGCGACCGCTCTGGTACGGTGCAGGTGCAGGTAGACCCGGCCAGTGAAGCCTTTGCTGAAGCCGACCGCCTGCGCGCCGAATATGTTGTGGAAGTTACGGGAACGTATGGCCTGCGGCCCGAAAGTCAGCGCAAGGGCGGACTGGCGGACTACGAGGTGCTGGCCAACACCGTCACCATTTTGAACCGTGCCAAGACCCCTCCCTTCGAGCTGGACAAGGGCGCGGATGTGGCGGAGGACGTAAGACTGCGCTACCGCTACCTGGACCTGCGCCGTCCGGAAATGCAGCGCAACATGATGCTGCGCTCGCGGACCTGGGCAGCCATTACCCAATTCATGGAGGGCGAGGGTTTCATCAACGTGGAAACTCCACTGCTGACCCGCTCTACGCCCGAAGGCGCACGTGATTTTCTGGTGCCCAGCCGGCTGAACGAAGGCGAGTTCTATGCGTTGCCGCAGAGTCCACAGCTGTTTAAGCAACTGCTGATGATGGCCGGCTACGACCGCTACTACCAGCTGGCCCGCTGCTTCCGCGACGAGGATCTGCGTGCAGACCGCCAGACCGACTTTACGCAGCTGGACATGGAAATGAGCTTCGTGGACCAAGAAGACGTGCTGGAGCTGAACAGCCGTCTGCTGGCCTTTCTCTTCCGGGAGGTGCTGGGACGCGAACTGGAACTGCCCCTCCCCCGCCTGACCTACCAAGAGGCGATGGATAGGTACGGCTCGGACAAGCCGGACCTGCGCTTTGGTCACCCGCTGGTAGACGTGAGCGCGCTGTTTGCCGGCGGCGAGTTCGGGGCGTTTGCGAGCGCTGAGGCGGTCAAGGTGATCGCGGCGCCCGAACTGACCCGCAAGCAGATTGCTGAGCTGGAACGCATCGCCAAGCAACACGGTGCAGGTGGCCTGGCCTGGCTCAAGCGCAGCGGCGAAGGCTTTACGGGCGGCATCTCCAAGTTCGTGGGCGAAATTGCCGCTGACCTGATTCATCAAACCGGCGTGGAGGACGGCGGCACGCTGCTGTTCAGCGCAGGCAGCTGGAAGACGGCGGTAGAAGCCCTGGGCGCCGTGCGCTTGGCCCTGCGTGATCTGTTCGGCTGGACGGTGGGGGGGGCCGACTTCGCGCCACTGTGGGTCACCGACTTCCCGCAACTGGACCTGGACCCCGAAACGGGCCAGTGGACCTACATGCACCACCCCTTCACGGCCCCGCACCCGGACGACGCCACGCTGTTCGGGACCGAGCGGCAAACCGAAATCCGCGCCCAGGCATATGACCTGGTGCTCAACGGTTTTGAGATCGGCGGTGGATCCATCCGGATTCACAATCCCGAAACCCAGCGCGAGATGTTCCGGGCCATCGGTCTGAGCGACGAGGAAGCGGCCGACAAGTTCGGCTTTTTCCTAGAGGCCCTTGAGTACGGCACTCCCCCGCACGGCGGCTGCGCCTGGGGTTTCGACCGCCTGGTGATGGTGCTGAGCGGCGCCGATAGCATCCGCGATGTGATCGCTTTCCCCAAGAACAACCGCGGCCAGGACTTGATGGCAGGCGCCCCCTCGCCGGTGGCCCAAGCACAGTTGGAGGAGCTGGGAATCAACGTTCAGCAGTAA
- the uvrC gene encoding excinuclease ABC subunit UvrC, with protein MQLADLPVLPVTSGVYIFRKGGTPIYIGKANNLRGRVMQHFKAGGKSGKFTALADELEFITTRNEVEALVLEANLIKQHRPHYNVLLKDGKHYPFLKLTNEEFPMLIVTRKVLNDGAAYYGPYPDAGAVRRVKGLIDTMFPLRKNSGLPMKLKPRPCLNYHMGRCLAPCIQAADPAAYAQVVDDVKALLEGRAAPVVRRLRTEMAEAAQRQDFEMAARLRDRTQAVEKLFGSEQHAFISEEADLDFLGVAQAGEYAMVQLFRMRGGRVVSRDKRFLSSGEDSTSGEVLTAFMQDYYTQATHLPPLVLLPTELEDMALWNDFLTERAGHRVSVRIPQRGDKVDLVEMAQRNAGHGLESELAVLERRGDHPGLDALREVLALPDRPWRIEGYDNSNLFGTHIVSGMIVLEGGRARKSEYRRFKVRGLERPDDYAAMRQTIFRRFTGSLSDKLPLPDLLLIDGGRGQVNAALDALQEAGVQVPLVGLAKREETIILPSPYGAQWWLTGGTVVGDGKELLLPQTHPALRTLIHARDEVHHYAVSYNRKLRGQAMTASIFDGLPGIGPKRRDALLEHFTSLEEIRAAEVEQIAAVPGVGMKAAQAVKEFLQSHL; from the coding sequence GTGCAACTGGCCGACCTTCCTGTGCTTCCCGTGACCTCCGGCGTGTACATCTTCCGCAAGGGAGGCACGCCCATCTATATCGGCAAGGCGAATAACCTGCGTGGGCGGGTCATGCAGCATTTCAAGGCGGGCGGCAAAAGCGGGAAATTCACAGCCCTGGCCGACGAGCTGGAATTCATTACTACGCGCAATGAGGTCGAGGCGCTGGTGCTGGAGGCCAACCTGATCAAGCAGCACCGCCCGCACTACAACGTGCTGCTCAAGGACGGCAAACACTATCCGTTCCTCAAGCTGACCAATGAGGAATTTCCCATGCTGATCGTCACCCGCAAGGTGCTGAATGACGGCGCGGCCTACTACGGCCCATATCCTGATGCCGGGGCTGTGCGGCGGGTCAAGGGGCTGATCGATACCATGTTTCCGCTGCGTAAGAATTCCGGACTGCCGATGAAGCTTAAGCCTCGGCCCTGCCTGAACTACCACATGGGACGCTGTCTGGCTCCATGTATTCAGGCGGCGGACCCGGCGGCCTATGCTCAGGTGGTGGATGACGTCAAAGCCCTGCTGGAAGGCCGCGCCGCGCCAGTGGTCCGGCGGCTGCGCACAGAGATGGCCGAGGCGGCGCAGCGGCAGGATTTTGAAATGGCCGCGCGGCTGCGTGACCGGACCCAGGCCGTCGAAAAACTGTTTGGCTCTGAGCAGCATGCCTTCATTAGCGAGGAAGCCGACCTGGACTTTCTGGGAGTGGCCCAGGCCGGCGAATACGCGATGGTGCAGCTGTTCCGGATGCGCGGTGGGCGGGTGGTCAGCCGTGACAAGCGCTTTTTGTCTTCCGGTGAGGACAGCACCTCCGGCGAAGTCCTGACCGCCTTTATGCAGGACTACTACACCCAGGCCACCCACCTGCCGCCGCTGGTCCTCTTGCCCACCGAACTGGAAGACATGGCGCTCTGGAACGATTTTCTGACCGAGCGTGCCGGGCACCGGGTCAGCGTGCGGATTCCCCAGCGCGGCGACAAGGTGGACCTGGTCGAGATGGCGCAGCGCAACGCCGGGCACGGCCTGGAATCCGAGTTGGCCGTCCTGGAGCGCCGGGGTGACCATCCCGGCCTGGACGCCCTGCGCGAGGTGCTGGCCCTCCCCGATCGGCCCTGGCGCATTGAAGGGTATGACAATTCCAACCTGTTCGGCACCCACATCGTCTCTGGCATGATCGTGCTGGAAGGTGGACGGGCGCGAAAAAGCGAATATCGCCGTTTCAAGGTGCGCGGCTTGGAACGGCCTGACGACTACGCTGCCATGCGCCAGACCATCTTTCGGCGCTTTACCGGGTCCCTGAGTGACAAGTTGCCACTGCCGGACCTGCTCTTGATTGACGGTGGGCGCGGTCAGGTGAACGCGGCGCTGGACGCCCTGCAAGAAGCTGGGGTGCAGGTGCCGCTCGTAGGCCTGGCCAAGCGCGAGGAAACCATCATTCTTCCCTCGCCGTACGGCGCGCAGTGGTGGCTGACGGGTGGTACGGTGGTTGGGGACGGGAAGGAACTGCTGCTGCCACAGACCCACCCGGCGCTGCGAACCCTGATTCACGCCCGCGACGAGGTGCACCATTACGCGGTGAGCTACAACCGCAAGCTGCGTGGTCAGGCGATGACCGCCAGTATCTTCGATGGTCTGCCGGGCATCGGTCCCAAGCGCCGTGACGCGCTGCTGGAGCATTTCACCAGCCTGGAAGAGATCCGGGCTGCTGAGGTGGAACAAATTGCGGCGGTGCCAGGCGTGGGGATGAAAGCGGCGCAGGCCGTCAAAGAATTTCTACAGTCGCACCTCTGA
- a CDS encoding DegV family protein, which yields MIAVVTDSTCDLPPAVLSDMGVHMLPLSVLLQDRPPLCEWNEVDPDEVYKRLQAGESVATRPVEARTFRECYRNLLTRYDAVVSVHLSSRISNTVQHARQAVVALNELDRIRVVDSGVSSVLLASAVLSAQRESTQGGDLVSVAQAAVDTLRDQYGEFTVPSLDYLRRGGRISPVQYAVGNLLDMRPILGFDSEGHLKALRRVRSGESARNILGTLYDRFGKDPVRVAVGLAGRDHQRLHELRRHMQRSGLNIRAGRTQLIGSVIGAHTGPGMFAFVAEPYDE from the coding sequence ATGATCGCAGTGGTGACCGATTCAACCTGTGACCTACCCCCTGCCGTCCTGAGCGACATGGGGGTACACATGCTGCCACTGAGTGTATTGCTGCAGGACCGTCCTCCACTCTGCGAGTGGAATGAAGTTGACCCAGATGAAGTGTACAAACGTCTGCAAGCTGGAGAAAGCGTCGCGACCCGTCCGGTAGAAGCCCGCACCTTTCGGGAGTGTTACCGCAATCTGCTGACCCGTTATGACGCGGTGGTGTCGGTTCATCTCTCGTCGCGTATCTCCAACACGGTGCAACATGCCCGGCAAGCCGTGGTCGCCCTGAACGAGTTGGACCGCATCCGGGTGGTGGATTCGGGCGTGTCGTCGGTCCTGCTGGCGTCCGCCGTGCTGTCGGCGCAGCGGGAAAGTACCCAGGGCGGTGACCTCGTTAGTGTGGCGCAAGCGGCCGTGGATACGCTCCGTGACCAGTATGGTGAATTCACCGTACCCAGCCTGGATTATCTGCGCCGTGGTGGGCGCATCAGCCCAGTGCAATACGCCGTAGGCAACCTGCTGGACATGCGTCCGATTCTGGGCTTCGACAGCGAAGGGCACTTGAAAGCATTACGCCGTGTCCGCTCAGGTGAGAGTGCGCGCAATATTCTGGGCACCCTATACGACCGCTTTGGCAAAGACCCCGTGCGCGTAGCTGTGGGGCTGGCGGGGCGCGACCATCAGCGCCTGCATGAGCTGCGCCGCCACATGCAGCGCTCAGGGCTCAACATCCGGGCTGGCCGCACCCAGTTGATCGGCTCCGTGATCGGTGCACATACCGGGCCAGGAATGTTTGCTTTTGTGGCCGAGCCATACGACGAGTAA
- the bshA gene encoding N-acetyl-alpha-D-glucosaminyl L-malate synthase BshA — MSDSRPDLSHADPLSIAVLCHTGAGGSGVVATELGLLMASLGHAVHFVGGQVPFRLSRRCAVHGPYFHQIGSFAYALFEQPYPELSAANTLSEVILEQGVQLTHAHYAIPHATAALHAYAITGRAPVMTTLHGTDVTLVGAEPAFYHTTRHAIMQSHHVTAVSQFLAEQTREVFDTDREIEVIYNFVDPERFRPVDNPQLRARFAREDEALLVHVSNFRPVKRVQDVIQTFAGVLSERPARLLMIGDGPDRAPALELAQRLGVADRVNFLGSFPDVETVLGLSDLFLLPSSKESFGLSALEAMSCQVPVVAARAGGIPEVVVDGVTGRLADVGDVDGLTQAALDVLDRRAEMGRAARERAIAHFHPGIVAPQYLAAYQRTLEQWQN; from the coding sequence ATGTCTGATTCCCGCCCTGATCTGTCCCACGCTGACCCACTGAGCATTGCGGTGCTCTGCCATACCGGAGCGGGAGGGTCCGGTGTGGTCGCTACCGAACTGGGTCTGCTGATGGCTTCACTGGGTCATGCGGTGCATTTCGTGGGGGGGCAGGTGCCTTTTCGGTTGTCGCGGCGCTGCGCGGTGCATGGGCCGTACTTTCACCAGATCGGGTCTTTCGCATATGCCCTCTTCGAACAGCCCTATCCGGAACTTTCGGCGGCCAATACCCTCAGCGAAGTGATTCTCGAACAGGGGGTTCAGCTGACCCACGCCCACTACGCCATTCCACATGCCACGGCAGCGCTGCATGCCTATGCCATCACCGGACGCGCGCCGGTCATGACCACCCTGCACGGCACGGACGTCACCTTAGTCGGTGCGGAACCGGCCTTCTACCACACCACCCGGCACGCCATCATGCAGTCGCACCATGTCACGGCCGTATCGCAGTTCCTCGCCGAGCAGACCCGCGAGGTGTTCGACACCGACCGGGAGATTGAGGTGATTTATAACTTTGTGGACCCGGAACGCTTCCGTCCGGTGGACAATCCCCAGCTGCGTGCCAGGTTTGCGCGGGAGGATGAGGCGTTGCTGGTTCACGTGAGCAACTTCCGGCCGGTCAAGCGGGTGCAGGATGTCATTCAGACTTTTGCTGGGGTCCTCAGTGAGCGTCCGGCTCGCCTCCTGATGATCGGGGATGGTCCCGACCGGGCCCCTGCACTGGAGCTCGCCCAGCGCCTCGGTGTGGCGGACCGGGTCAATTTCCTGGGCTCTTTTCCGGATGTGGAAACGGTTCTGGGACTCAGCGACCTGTTTTTGCTGCCCAGCAGCAAGGAAAGCTTTGGCCTGAGCGCCTTGGAAGCCATGAGCTGCCAAGTGCCGGTGGTGGCGGCCCGCGCCGGGGGAATCCCTGAGGTGGTGGTGGACGGCGTAACCGGACGCCTGGCCGACGTGGGTGATGTGGATGGCCTGACCCAAGCGGCCCTGGACGTGCTGGACCGCCGCGCCGAGATGGGCCGCGCCGCCCGTGAGCGGGCCATCGCCCATTTCCACCCTGGCATTGTTGCGCCGCAGTACCTGGCGGCTTATCAGCGTACGCTGGAGCAGTGGCAAAACTAG
- the sucD gene encoding succinate--CoA ligase subunit alpha, which produces MGILVGKDSRVIVQGMTGSEGAKHSRAMKEFGTNVVAGVTPGKGGQDFEGWPIYNTVAEAKEQHDANVSIIFVPPFGAADAVLEAAYAGIPLIILITEGVPTTDMMKAVQEVSRLSEENKAQGGQGIRLIGGNCPGLVTNGECKVGIMPNRIYQNPGRIGLISRSGTLTYEAAKLLNDAGMGTSTTVGIGGGPIIGTTFADVLPMFEADPDTDAVVVIGEIGGADEEAAAEYIAQNMKKPVVAFISGRSAPKGKRMGHAGAIIMGDVGTPESKLAAFKAANVPVADTMPEIIDLVKKALNQ; this is translated from the coding sequence ATGGGTATTTTGGTAGGTAAAGACAGCCGAGTGATCGTGCAGGGCATGACCGGCTCCGAAGGCGCCAAGCACAGCCGCGCCATGAAAGAATTCGGCACCAACGTGGTCGCCGGTGTGACCCCCGGCAAGGGCGGTCAGGACTTCGAAGGCTGGCCCATCTACAACACGGTGGCCGAGGCCAAAGAGCAGCATGACGCCAATGTCAGCATCATCTTCGTGCCACCCTTCGGGGCAGCCGACGCGGTACTGGAAGCCGCCTATGCCGGTATTCCGCTGATCATCCTGATCACTGAAGGCGTGCCGACCACCGACATGATGAAGGCCGTGCAAGAAGTCAGCCGCCTGAGCGAAGAGAACAAGGCCCAGGGCGGCCAGGGCATTCGCCTCATCGGCGGCAACTGCCCCGGTCTGGTCACCAACGGCGAATGCAAAGTGGGCATCATGCCCAACCGCATCTACCAAAACCCCGGCCGTATCGGCCTGATCAGCCGTTCCGGCACGCTGACCTACGAAGCTGCCAAGCTGCTGAACGACGCTGGAATGGGCACCAGCACCACCGTGGGTATCGGTGGGGGTCCCATCATCGGCACCACCTTCGCAGACGTGCTGCCGATGTTCGAAGCTGACCCCGATACCGATGCTGTAGTCGTTATTGGTGAAATCGGTGGTGCCGACGAAGAAGCCGCTGCCGAGTACATCGCGCAGAACATGAAAAAGCCCGTCGTGGCGTTCATCTCTGGCCGCAGTGCCCCCAAGGGCAAGCGCATGGGCCATGCCGGCGCCATCATCATGGGTGATGTCGGTACTCCCGAGAGCAAACTGGCTGCCTTTAAAGCTGCCAATGTGCCAGTGGCCGACACCATGCCCGAGATCATTGACCTGGTGAAAAAAGCGCTGAACCAGTAA
- the sucC gene encoding ADP-forming succinate--CoA ligase subunit beta has protein sequence MKLHEYQGRELLRRAGANVQEGRLAHTPEEVRAIAEEFGEPVVVKAQVHVGGRGKAGGVKFSPTPEKAYENAQNILGMDIKGLTVNKVLVTKAVDIDAGTEYYVGMIVDRNVGSYTLMASSEGGMDIEEVAAATPEKIIHHRVDPITGLRPFEARDIALKAGFKGNLNKIADMMVKLSEAAFERDAVLVEINPLFVDADGTPMVLDTKFEVDDNAMFRHRDLADWRELEAEHPLEVEASEYGFAYVKLDDGNGGVLGNGAGIVMTSLDVVNRAGAKPANFLDIGGGAKADVVYNAVKLVSKDPDVKSIFINIFGGITRADEVAKGVIQALDEGILTKPVRMRIAGTAEDEAKALLNEKSSDLIKMYPTMFEAAEEAAKEANSAAEGK, from the coding sequence GTGAAATTACACGAATATCAAGGCCGCGAATTGCTGCGCCGCGCTGGCGCCAACGTTCAGGAAGGCCGCCTCGCTCACACCCCCGAAGAAGTCCGCGCCATTGCGGAAGAATTCGGTGAGCCCGTGGTCGTCAAGGCCCAGGTCCATGTCGGCGGACGCGGCAAAGCGGGCGGCGTGAAGTTCAGCCCCACCCCTGAAAAGGCCTATGAAAATGCCCAGAACATCCTTGGGATGGACATCAAAGGTCTCACCGTCAACAAGGTGCTGGTGACCAAAGCGGTGGACATCGACGCCGGGACCGAGTACTACGTCGGCATGATCGTGGACCGCAACGTCGGCTCCTACACCCTGATGGCTTCCAGCGAAGGCGGCATGGACATCGAAGAAGTAGCTGCAGCTACTCCTGAGAAGATCATCCACCACCGCGTGGACCCCATCACCGGCCTGCGCCCCTTTGAGGCCCGCGATATCGCCCTGAAGGCCGGATTCAAAGGCAACCTGAACAAGATCGCCGATATGATGGTCAAGCTCAGCGAAGCCGCCTTTGAGCGCGACGCCGTGCTGGTCGAGATCAACCCGCTGTTCGTAGACGCGGACGGCACCCCGATGGTGCTGGACACCAAATTCGAGGTGGACGACAACGCCATGTTCCGTCACCGCGACCTCGCTGACTGGCGCGAGCTGGAAGCCGAGCACCCCCTGGAAGTCGAAGCCAGCGAGTACGGCTTCGCTTACGTGAAGCTGGATGACGGCAACGGCGGTGTGCTGGGCAACGGCGCCGGTATCGTGATGACCTCGCTGGACGTGGTCAACCGCGCCGGAGCCAAGCCCGCCAACTTCCTGGACATCGGTGGTGGCGCCAAAGCCGACGTCGTGTATAACGCCGTCAAACTGGTCAGCAAAGACCCCGACGTCAAGAGCATCTTCATCAACATCTTCGGTGGCATCACCCGCGCCGATGAAGTGGCAAAAGGCGTGATTCAGGCGCTGGACGAGGGCATCCTGACCAAGCCGGTCCGTATGCGCATCGCCGGAACCGCCGAGGACGAAGCCAAGGCGCTGCTGAACGAGAAGAGCAGCGACCTGATCAAGATGTACCCCACCATGTTTGAGGCTGCCGAAGAAGCTGCCAAAGAAGCCAATAGCGCTGCGGAGGGCAAGTAA